One genomic window of Polyangium aurulentum includes the following:
- a CDS encoding class I SAM-dependent methyltransferase encodes MSDVFKFYDAWASTYDEPDFLLESVIPLTVELAAEKRPTRALEVGAGTGKITSELLSRGVSVLAIEPSEGMRAVLQRRCASSIESGQLTIEPVDLASFRSRGRAFDLMVVSMVIDHLPTVDPVFSLAAESIKDGGRLVVSCVNPYYQMIVRRGMVCRGAERNVAPEEVMVPQSVPACIHSFGSIIDAARRSGFMMTHLREATIDSTLVDKFPALQPERGYFHVFSASFERFV; translated from the coding sequence ATGTCAGACGTGTTCAAGTTCTACGATGCATGGGCTTCAACTTACGACGAACCGGACTTTCTCCTGGAATCGGTCATACCGCTCACGGTCGAGCTGGCGGCGGAGAAGAGACCAACCCGTGCGCTCGAAGTAGGGGCGGGCACAGGGAAGATCACCTCTGAACTGCTGTCGCGCGGCGTCTCGGTCCTGGCAATCGAGCCGAGCGAGGGGATGCGAGCCGTGCTGCAAAGGCGATGCGCCTCATCGATCGAGTCTGGGCAATTGACCATCGAACCCGTCGACCTGGCATCATTCAGATCTCGCGGGCGCGCGTTCGACCTCATGGTCGTCTCGATGGTCATCGACCACTTGCCGACCGTCGACCCCGTATTCTCGCTGGCGGCAGAGTCCATCAAGGACGGCGGGCGGCTGGTGGTGTCGTGCGTCAACCCTTACTACCAGATGATCGTCCGCCGAGGTATGGTCTGCCGCGGTGCCGAACGAAACGTCGCCCCCGAAGAGGTCATGGTCCCTCAATCGGTCCCTGCGTGCATTCACTCATTCGGTTCGATCATCGATGCGGCGAGGCGTTCGGGCTTCATGATGACGCACCTGCGTGAAGCAACGATCGATTCGACACTGGTTGATAAATTCCCGGCACTCCAGCCGGAGCGCGGCTACTTCCACGTCTTCTCGGCGTCGTTCGAGCGGTTTGTCTAG
- a CDS encoding FG-GAP-like repeat-containing protein gives MNKAYLFPLVTISVLAFCEHEAYADLDPLGDTSCGQLGQPACLISSPEWSVAGNAGCDRGLKEEWSFFEARAYCVNNTRVSAPVNGWASNALRLQRELQAELPFHQMTVITGHNAFNNYKDGYTFANQLYSITDQLRLGVRSLALDVHWYNGTIRLCHGEAVLGVEHVGCLPTDRPFYQIVEELNQWMRKPENSQEVVFLDMEIHIDGNDADMVAPLNAHLSDLWLRLSDLAKYPVDVNDWPKLNDIRAKGKRLVIFDADGRNGFIPHINLVPGWSGHLDEGNNVKNFDSSLCRYNLKDIYGTSSVIDIDRIYPVRYSVSEDSFYAHIFGGIDNAKLEGLTACNVTDISIDKITTDKIQSAVWSWDVDQPDNGDHNEDCAEMWTEGRWNDLRCDENRYYACYNPNATTPWEIAGPAGPWAGGSAACKALGPDYAFSVPRDGYQNSELHKVAEAKGENVWLNLNDSAVEGSWTDAELVPDFTTASYYSQASDFSDVDLGGDISYYGTVRMADVNGDGYSDVCARRSGGVYCALNNQQGLLGPLTQYTSEYTDLQGWKDAKYGTTLQFGDLNADGRADVCGRGLAGLWCAVANGTGTAFVNAARWSTDFSDASGAANAPSYYRSFRLGDVNGDGYADACVRSVNGVRCALNSQAGSFDPAQLFTQGFSDAQGWGPPEYGTTLQLGDINGDGRADVCGRGAATIICALANASGTGFEMPYPWGFQKNFSNTEDWNASPSYYGSIRLADVNGDGLADVCGRGVAGLYCAFSSALSFGPMKLVSPVNYTNAAGWLPEKYGSTIQLGDLNGDGYADVCGRGTYGLLCAQAPATQGP, from the coding sequence ATGAACAAAGCATATCTTTTCCCTCTCGTGACGATTAGCGTCCTCGCGTTTTGCGAGCACGAGGCGTACGCCGACCTCGATCCGCTCGGCGACACCAGTTGCGGCCAGCTCGGCCAGCCAGCGTGCCTCATCAGCTCCCCGGAATGGTCGGTGGCGGGCAACGCCGGCTGTGATCGTGGTCTGAAAGAAGAGTGGTCATTCTTCGAAGCGCGCGCTTACTGCGTCAACAACACCCGCGTGAGCGCTCCGGTGAACGGCTGGGCCTCCAATGCTCTGCGCCTGCAGCGAGAGCTGCAGGCCGAGTTGCCGTTTCACCAGATGACCGTGATCACCGGCCACAACGCGTTCAACAACTACAAAGACGGCTACACGTTCGCGAACCAGTTATACAGCATCACCGACCAACTGCGCTTGGGCGTCCGCTCCCTGGCCCTGGACGTGCACTGGTACAACGGCACCATCCGGCTTTGCCACGGCGAAGCGGTATTGGGGGTCGAGCATGTCGGTTGCTTGCCTACCGACCGGCCCTTCTATCAAATCGTCGAGGAGCTGAACCAGTGGATGCGCAAGCCGGAAAACAGCCAAGAAGTCGTTTTCCTCGACATGGAGATCCACATAGACGGCAATGATGCCGACATGGTCGCCCCGCTCAATGCTCATCTGAGCGATCTGTGGCTCAGGCTCTCGGATCTTGCAAAATATCCCGTCGACGTCAACGACTGGCCCAAGCTCAACGATATTCGCGCCAAGGGCAAGCGCCTGGTCATCTTTGATGCCGATGGCCGGAACGGGTTCATCCCGCACATCAACCTGGTCCCCGGCTGGTCGGGGCATCTGGATGAAGGGAACAACGTCAAGAACTTCGACAGCTCGCTTTGCCGCTACAACTTGAAGGACATATACGGGACCAGCAGCGTGATCGATATCGATAGGATTTATCCCGTGCGCTACAGCGTCAGCGAAGACAGCTTCTATGCGCACATTTTCGGCGGAATCGACAACGCGAAGCTCGAGGGCCTGACTGCCTGCAACGTCACCGACATCTCCATCGACAAGATCACCACGGACAAGATCCAGTCCGCGGTCTGGAGCTGGGACGTTGATCAGCCCGATAACGGGGACCACAACGAGGATTGCGCCGAGATGTGGACCGAGGGCCGCTGGAACGATCTCCGGTGCGACGAGAATCGGTATTATGCCTGCTACAACCCCAATGCGACGACGCCCTGGGAAATCGCCGGACCCGCTGGCCCCTGGGCGGGCGGCAGCGCCGCGTGCAAGGCTCTCGGCCCCGACTACGCGTTCTCCGTGCCCCGCGACGGCTACCAGAACAGCGAGCTTCACAAGGTCGCCGAAGCCAAAGGCGAGAATGTCTGGCTCAATCTGAACGACAGCGCCGTTGAAGGTTCCTGGACGGACGCCGAGCTCGTCCCCGACTTCACCACGGCCAGCTACTACTCGCAGGCCAGCGACTTCAGCGATGTCGACCTGGGCGGCGACATTTCGTACTACGGCACCGTCCGGATGGCGGACGTCAATGGCGATGGCTACTCGGATGTCTGCGCGCGGCGAAGCGGTGGCGTGTACTGCGCGCTCAACAATCAGCAGGGATTGCTCGGCCCCCTCACCCAGTACACCTCCGAGTACACGGACCTCCAGGGCTGGAAAGACGCGAAGTACGGGACGACCTTGCAGTTCGGAGACCTCAACGCCGACGGGAGGGCCGACGTGTGCGGGCGCGGATTGGCTGGGCTCTGGTGCGCCGTGGCGAACGGTACGGGGACGGCCTTCGTGAACGCGGCCCGCTGGAGCACGGACTTCTCGGATGCCTCGGGGGCGGCGAACGCGCCCAGCTATTACCGCTCGTTCCGGCTCGGCGATGTCAACGGCGACGGCTACGCCGATGCCTGTGTGCGAAGCGTCAACGGCGTCCGCTGCGCGTTGAACAGCCAGGCTGGCAGCTTCGACCCAGCGCAGCTCTTCACGCAGGGGTTCAGCGACGCCCAGGGCTGGGGGCCCCCCGAGTACGGCACCACCCTGCAACTGGGCGACATCAACGGAGATGGGAGGGCGGACGTGTGTGGCCGTGGGGCGGCTACGATCATCTGCGCGTTGGCGAACGCCAGCGGAACGGGCTTCGAGATGCCGTACCCGTGGGGCTTCCAGAAGAACTTCTCCAACACGGAGGACTGGAACGCGAGCCCGAGCTACTACGGATCCATCCGGCTCGCGGACGTCAACGGTGACGGCCTGGCGGACGTTTGCGGCCGGGGCGTTGCGGGCCTCTACTGCGCGTTCTCGTCCGCGCTGAGCTTCGGTCCGATGAAGCTCGTCTCGCCCGTCAACTACACCAACGCGGCAGGCTGGCTGCCGGAGAAGTACGGGTCCACGATCCAACTCGGCGACTTGAACGGGGACGGATACGCGGATGTCTGTGGCCGAGGCACGTACGGCCTGCTGTGCGCCCAGGCACCCGCGACACAAGGCCCATGA
- a CDS encoding protein kinase domain-containing protein, protein MPEAVGFKLEPGTVHKHYELIRQLGAGGMGVVFLARDIRLGRLVAIKFLLEHAGTAAKRFLGEARATALCRHENIVVIHDVDEVDGSPYMVLEYIQGRTLRAAMAERAHDTAAVTIEVMLPVVRALACAHEMGLIHRDLKPENILLGDDGAVKVVDFGIAKQVSMAQAAALPDARAIHREDTALTQDGALVGTMPYMSPEQWLEEPLDARSDIWAAGIILFELSTGAHPLEPPSLSRLVEVMDLETPMPSVRERRPDLGPLADVIDRCLKKRKEERIGSARELAVALERIGSDKGPLALAKDEGPFAGLSAFQEADAARFFGRDNDIAAVLGRLRNQQLVMIAGPSGAGKSSFVRAGVIPALKRAGRDAEAFVVRPGRRPLAALADVLTYLADTGDAAGEADPEVIAVTLRSQPGYLGARLRSRCRRRGSDHRILLFVDQLEELYTLGSGPEERAAFCACLEGVADDASSPLRVVLSMRGDFLNRLAEERRFSAEVTRGLFLLPPMTHDGLRAALVKPLEAARYAFEDDALVGEMLGGLQGTGSPLPLLQFTAMKLWEERDRERRLLTREAYVALGGVAGALSTHADAVLSGMAPSAQRLTRAIFTRLVTPERTRAIVRLDELVALSDDAAAVEGVVQHLAEARLLAIESGGEREGRTVELVHESLIDRWAKLRQWLDADEQDAQFLFELRNAAQQWEKNGRADDFLWRDRAALEAGQWLERRKAEDMRGLGKRERGYLEAVVRLAQRMRRRRRRMVGALFAGLGVVTLIILVLLFRANREAAHAEAERDAAEQSALRARNVTRMAAARERQLEDPTTALALLREIEPGSVPHGWAELGEWARRASVAEVVLHHEAEVSWAAFSPDGQRIASASAAAVLVWSASGEGPPVFLKGHDKTVHSVAWSPDGRHIASASEDKTVRVWNADGTGQPVVLKGHDDTVFAAAWSPDSRRIVSASWDKTVRVWNADGTGQPIVLKGHDNAVRTAAFSPDGQRIVSGSNDKTVRVWNADGTGQPIVLKGHDGFLRSAAFSPDGKRIVSASWDKTVRVWNADGTGQSIVLKGHDGTVYTVAWSPDGKRIVSASHDTTVRVWNADGTGQPIVLKGHGNRVLSAAFSSDGQRIVSASWDKTVRVWSADRKSRIDVLQGHDGTVYTAAFSPDGQRIVSASNDKTVRVWNADGTGQPIVLKDSDFPVCAAAWSPDGQRIVSASVYRTVRIWNADGTGQPIVLQGHDGSVYAAAWSPDGKRIVSAAHDMTVRVWNADGTGQPIVLQGHAGAVRGAAFSPDGQRVVSAAEDKTVRVWNADGTGQPIVLKGHDGTVYTAAWSPDGQRIVSASADMTVRVWNADGTGQPKALQGHHGIAHAAGFSADGQRIVSAASDGAVRIWNADGTGEPIVLRASKMALTSASWSPDGKRIIMSSDDKTIIIWSDLAPLRDADDPQLWTATKYCMPLDIRRQLFDFPEGQSRADLENCQRRVAQVRNLLPGR, encoded by the coding sequence GTGCCGGAAGCCGTGGGTTTCAAGCTCGAGCCAGGCACGGTGCACAAGCATTACGAGCTCATCCGGCAGCTCGGCGCGGGCGGGATGGGGGTGGTGTTCCTGGCCCGCGATATCCGGCTCGGGCGGCTGGTGGCCATCAAGTTCCTGCTCGAGCATGCCGGGACGGCAGCGAAGCGTTTCCTCGGCGAGGCGCGGGCCACGGCGCTGTGCAGGCACGAGAACATCGTGGTCATTCACGACGTCGATGAAGTGGATGGCTCGCCGTACATGGTCCTCGAATACATCCAGGGCCGCACGCTGCGCGCAGCGATGGCGGAGAGGGCACACGATACCGCAGCGGTCACCATCGAGGTGATGCTGCCAGTAGTCCGCGCGCTGGCCTGTGCGCACGAAATGGGCCTCATTCACCGGGACCTCAAGCCCGAGAATATACTCCTTGGCGACGATGGCGCGGTGAAGGTGGTGGATTTTGGCATCGCCAAGCAGGTCTCCATGGCCCAGGCCGCAGCGCTGCCAGACGCGCGGGCGATTCATCGAGAGGACACGGCGCTGACGCAGGACGGGGCGCTGGTCGGCACCATGCCGTACATGTCGCCCGAGCAATGGCTGGAAGAGCCGCTCGACGCGCGGAGCGATATCTGGGCGGCGGGGATCATCCTCTTCGAGCTCTCGACCGGCGCGCATCCGCTGGAGCCGCCCTCGCTCTCGAGGCTCGTGGAGGTCATGGACCTGGAGACTCCCATGCCGAGCGTGCGCGAGAGGCGCCCAGATCTCGGGCCGCTCGCAGACGTGATCGACAGGTGCTTGAAGAAGCGCAAGGAAGAGCGGATCGGCTCGGCCCGGGAGCTGGCCGTGGCACTCGAGCGGATCGGCTCGGATAAAGGCCCCCTCGCGCTCGCCAAGGACGAGGGGCCGTTCGCGGGCCTCTCGGCGTTCCAGGAAGCGGACGCGGCGCGGTTCTTCGGTCGTGACAATGATATCGCCGCGGTGCTCGGCAGGCTGCGCAATCAGCAGCTCGTCATGATCGCAGGCCCCTCGGGCGCGGGGAAATCCTCTTTCGTCCGTGCTGGGGTCATTCCTGCGCTCAAGCGCGCGGGGCGGGACGCGGAGGCTTTCGTCGTTCGGCCGGGGCGGCGGCCGCTGGCCGCGCTGGCGGACGTGCTCACGTACCTCGCGGATACGGGCGATGCTGCTGGCGAGGCGGATCCGGAGGTGATTGCCGTGACGCTGCGGTCGCAGCCGGGGTATCTCGGCGCGCGGCTCCGCTCGCGGTGCCGAAGGCGCGGGAGCGACCATCGCATCTTGCTCTTCGTGGACCAGCTCGAGGAACTGTATACGCTGGGGAGCGGGCCCGAGGAGCGGGCGGCATTCTGCGCGTGTCTGGAGGGCGTGGCCGATGACGCGTCGTCACCGCTGCGGGTCGTGCTCTCCATGCGCGGGGATTTTCTCAATCGGCTCGCCGAAGAGCGGCGCTTCTCGGCGGAGGTGACGCGTGGGCTCTTCCTTTTGCCCCCCATGACGCACGACGGCCTGCGGGCTGCGCTCGTGAAGCCGCTCGAAGCTGCGCGGTATGCATTCGAGGACGACGCGCTCGTCGGGGAGATGTTGGGCGGCCTCCAAGGGACCGGGAGCCCGCTGCCGCTCTTGCAGTTCACGGCCATGAAGCTCTGGGAGGAGCGCGATCGGGAGAGACGGCTGCTCACGCGAGAGGCGTACGTGGCGCTCGGCGGCGTGGCGGGGGCGCTATCGACGCACGCGGACGCGGTGCTCTCCGGGATGGCACCCAGCGCGCAGCGGCTCACGCGTGCCATTTTCACGCGTCTCGTGACGCCGGAGCGGACGCGGGCGATCGTGCGCCTGGATGAGCTCGTTGCGCTCTCCGACGACGCCGCGGCTGTGGAGGGGGTGGTGCAGCACCTGGCGGAGGCGCGGCTGCTCGCGATCGAGTCCGGGGGCGAGCGAGAGGGCAGGACGGTAGAGCTCGTCCACGAGTCGCTCATCGACCGTTGGGCCAAGCTCCGGCAATGGCTGGACGCGGACGAGCAGGACGCGCAGTTTTTGTTCGAGCTGCGGAATGCTGCGCAACAATGGGAGAAGAACGGGCGGGCAGACGATTTTTTGTGGCGGGACCGGGCCGCGCTGGAGGCGGGGCAATGGCTCGAGCGGCGCAAAGCGGAGGATATGCGCGGGCTCGGGAAAAGGGAGCGCGGGTATCTGGAAGCGGTCGTCCGGCTCGCGCAGCGGATGAGGCGCAGGCGGAGGAGGATGGTCGGGGCGCTCTTTGCGGGCCTCGGCGTGGTCACGCTAATTATTTTGGTCCTCCTCTTCCGGGCGAACCGGGAGGCGGCGCACGCCGAGGCGGAGAGGGACGCCGCGGAGCAGAGCGCCCTGCGCGCGAGGAATGTTACGAGGATGGCGGCGGCCCGAGAGAGGCAGTTGGAAGACCCCACGACGGCGCTCGCGCTGCTGCGCGAGATAGAGCCAGGTTCGGTCCCGCATGGGTGGGCGGAGCTCGGTGAGTGGGCACGGAGGGCTAGCGTCGCGGAGGTGGTGCTCCATCACGAGGCGGAGGTCTCCTGGGCGGCCTTTAGTCCCGACGGCCAGCGCATCGCCTCTGCGTCGGCGGCGGCCGTGCTGGTGTGGAGCGCCAGCGGTGAGGGACCGCCGGTTTTCCTGAAAGGGCATGACAAAACGGTTCATTCGGTGGCATGGAGCCCCGACGGCCGACACATCGCTTCCGCGTCGGAGGACAAGACGGTGCGGGTGTGGAACGCAGATGGAACGGGGCAGCCGGTTGTCCTGAAAGGACATGACGATACGGTCTTCGCGGCGGCATGGAGCCCTGATAGCCGGCGCATCGTGTCCGCGTCCTGGGACAAGACGGTGCGGGTGTGGAACGCCGATGGAACGGGGCAGCCCATCGTCCTCAAAGGCCACGACAATGCCGTCCGTACGGCGGCGTTCAGCCCCGACGGCCAGCGCATCGTCTCCGGGTCGAATGACAAGACGGTGCGGGTGTGGAATGCCGACGGAACGGGGCAGCCCATCGTCCTCAAAGGTCACGACGGTTTCCTCAGGTCGGCGGCATTCAGCCCCGACGGCAAGCGCATCGTGTCCGCGTCCTGGGACAAGACGGTGAGGGTGTGGAATGCCGATGGAACGGGGCAGTCCATCGTCCTCAAAGGCCACGACGGCACCGTCTACACGGTGGCGTGGAGCCCCGACGGCAAGCGCATCGTCTCCGCATCGCACGATACGACAGTGCGGGTGTGGAATGCCGACGGAACAGGGCAGCCCATCGTCCTCAAAGGGCACGGCAACCGCGTCCTTTCGGCGGCGTTCAGCTCCGATGGTCAACGCATCGTCTCCGCGTCCTGGGACAAGACGGTGCGGGTATGGAGCGCGGACCGAAAGAGTCGGATCGATGTCCTCCAGGGCCACGACGGCACCGTCTACACGGCGGCCTTCAGCCCCGACGGCCAGCGCATCGTCTCCGCGTCGAATGACAAGACGGTGCGGGTGTGGAACGCCGACGGGACAGGACAACCCATTGTCCTCAAAGACTCTGACTTCCCCGTCTGTGCGGCGGCGTGGAGCCCCGATGGCCAGCGCATCGTCTCCGCGTCGGTGTACAGGACGGTGCGCATCTGGAACGCCGACGGAACGGGGCAGCCCATCGTCCTCCAAGGCCACGACGGCTCCGTCTACGCGGCGGCGTGGAGCCCCGATGGCAAGCGCATCGTCTCCGCGGCGCACGATATGACAGTGCGGGTGTGGAACGCCGACGGAACGGGGCAGCCCATCGTCCTCCAAGGTCATGCTGGCGCCGTCCGCGGAGCGGCTTTCAGCCCCGATGGCCAGCGCGTCGTCTCCGCGGCGGAGGACAAGACGGTGCGGGTGTGGAACGCCGACGGGACGGGACAACCCATCGTCCTCAAAGGCCACGACGGCACGGTCTACACGGCGGCGTGGAGCCCCGATGGCCAGCGCATCGTCTCTGCGTCGGCGGACATGACGGTGCGGGTGTGGAACGCCGACGGCACGGGGCAGCCCAAAGCCCTCCAAGGCCACCACGGCATCGCCCATGCGGCAGGTTTCAGCGCCGATGGCCAACGCATCGTCTCCGCCGCGAGCGACGGCGCGGTGCGCATCTGGAACGCCGACGGCACGGGAGAGCCGATCGTCCTGCGCGCCTCTAAGATGGCCCTCACTTCCGCGTCGTGGAGCCCCGATGGCAAGCGCATCATCATGTCCTCGGACGACAAGACCATCATCATCTGGAGCGACCTCGCGCCGCTGCGGGACGCCGACGACCCCCAGCTCTGGACCGCCACCAAATACTGCATGCCCCTCGATATTCGCCGCCAATTGTTTGATTTCCCGGAGGGTCAATCCCGCGCCGACCTCGAGAACTGCCAGCGCCGGGTCGCCCAGGTGCGGAACCTGCTCCCGGGTCGGTGA
- a CDS encoding FG-GAP repeat domain-containing protein, with protein MNAHRSISLSIASFILGLVALPAHAQATEGDVDGDGKSDLAWYYDSTTDLQVLRSDGSNFNGVMVQKPAGVPTWGSLADVNGDGKSDLVWYYKSLGVVQTMMSDGSTFNGAFAAKPVGDPIWAATGDVNGDGKADLAWLYATGDLQVLFSNGSTFNAGISHKPVGIPTWGSLADVNGDGKSDLVWYYNSQGVVQVMMSNGTTFNGAFSQKAVGDMSWAATGDVNGDGKADLAWYYGAISRVRVFFSDGSNFNGGLSHTMASNPSWGALEDVDGDGKSDLVWYDRGQSLVHVMMSDGVAFAGAWSAKPVGDPYWAGGGNSPGALGVGYPLL; from the coding sequence ATGAACGCGCACCGCTCCATCTCGCTCTCAATCGCCTCTTTCATCCTCGGCCTCGTCGCCCTCCCCGCGCACGCCCAGGCCACCGAGGGCGACGTCGACGGTGACGGTAAGTCCGATCTCGCGTGGTACTACGACTCCACGACGGATCTGCAAGTGCTCCGTTCGGATGGCAGTAACTTCAATGGCGTCATGGTTCAGAAACCGGCCGGGGTGCCCACCTGGGGTAGCCTCGCCGACGTCAACGGTGACGGCAAGTCCGACCTGGTTTGGTACTACAAGAGCCTGGGAGTCGTGCAGACGATGATGTCGGATGGCTCGACGTTCAACGGTGCATTCGCTGCCAAACCGGTAGGCGACCCGATCTGGGCCGCGACCGGTGACGTCAACGGCGACGGCAAGGCGGATCTGGCCTGGCTGTACGCCACGGGCGATTTGCAGGTGCTATTCTCGAACGGGTCGACCTTCAATGCCGGCATCAGTCACAAGCCAGTCGGCATCCCCACCTGGGGTAGCCTGGCCGACGTCAACGGTGACGGCAAGTCCGACCTGGTTTGGTACTACAATAGCCAGGGGGTCGTTCAGGTCATGATGTCGAATGGCACAACCTTCAATGGCGCATTTTCGCAAAAGGCCGTAGGAGATATGTCATGGGCCGCTACCGGCGACGTCAACGGCGATGGCAAGGCGGATCTGGCCTGGTACTACGGCGCCATCTCTCGCGTGCGGGTGTTTTTCTCGGACGGGAGCAACTTCAACGGCGGACTGAGCCACACAATGGCCTCCAACCCGAGCTGGGGCGCACTCGAAGACGTCGACGGCGACGGCAAGTCCGACCTGGTGTGGTACGACCGTGGCCAATCGCTGGTTCACGTCATGATGTCAGACGGCGTCGCATTCGCCGGTGCATGGTCGGCTAAACCAGTCGGTGACCCTTACTGGGCTGGCGGTGGCAACTCGCCTGGCGCCCTGGGCGTCGGCTACCCGCTACTTTAG